The nucleotide sequence GCACCCGGAATACGATAAAAACGGGGATGGCGAGATCAAGTATGTAATGCTGGAGGGAGAAAGCGGCCATCAGGATGCGATAGTAAGAACAGAAGTATCCATAGCTACAGTTTTAGAGCAGGGATTTAAGGTCAAGAAGCTTAAATCTGCGATAGCCAACTGGGACAGGGCTCAGGCATTTACAAAAATGGAACCGATAATCGAAGAATTCGGAGATGAGATAGAGCTCATCATGGCAAATAATGACGATATGGCTTTGGGAGCAGTGGATGCCTATGAATCAGCCGGATTCTTAAAGGACGATCGCCCTGTTATAGTCGGAATTGATGGAACAAAGTCCGGGCTGATGGCGATAGACAAGGGAGATATGTTCGGAACGGTCTACAATGATAATGAAGGGCAGGCCAGAGCCATGGCAGATCTGGTCTACGCTGAGAAGGTCACGGGTGACCTTTCGGAAATAGATTTTACAGAGGGCAGATATATCAGAGTGCCCCACAGCAAGATTTTAGGAGATTGATTTAATGTCATTTGTGCATTTGCATACCCATACGGAATATTCACTTCTGGATGGATCAAATAAAATAAGTGAGTATGTCTCGAGAGTCAAAGAACTCGGAATGACTGCGGCGGCGATAACCGATCACGGAGTCATGTACGGAGTCATTGATTTCTACAAGGCCTGCAAGGCAGCGGATATCAATCCGGTGCTGGGCTGCGAAGTCTATGTGGCGCCGGGATCGAGACATGATAAAAGCGGAAGGGCGGATGATGACAGATATTATCACCTTGTGCTCCTGGCAGAAAATAACGAAGGCTATCAGAACCTTATGAAGATAGTCTCGATCGGCTTTACAGAAGGATATTACTATAAGCCGAGGGTGGACAAGGAAGTGCTGAGGCAGTATCACAGTGGGATAATCGCACTCTCTGCCTGCCTCGCAGGTGAGATACCGAGGGCGCTGGTCCGGGGTCAGAGAGAAGAAGCGGAAAAGCTTGCCCGCGAATATGAAGAAATCTTCGGAAGGGGAAATTTTTTCCTGGAGCTTCAGGATCATGGCATCAGTGCGCAGAGGCTTGTGGATCAGGAACTTGTGGCAATGTCTGCGAAGCTTGATATACCGCTGGTTGCAACAAATGATATTCACTATACCTACCGCGAGGATGAAAAGCCGCATGACATTCTTTTATGTCTGCAGACCGGTAAAAAGCTTGCCGATGAGGACAGGATGCGCTATGAGGGCGGTCAGTATTATGTAAAATCAGAGGACGAGATGAAAGCCCTTTTCCCCTATGCAGCAGAGGCGCTTGAGAATACGCAGAAAATAGCGGACAGATGTCATGTTGAGATCGTATTTCATGAGACAAAGCTTCCGCATTTCGATGTGCCGGAGGGATATGATTCCTGGTCGTATTTAAATCATTTATGCGAAGAAGGCTTTAAGGAGCGCTATCCCGATGATGACGGAAAACTGCATGAGCAGATGGTCTATGAGCTTTCAGTCATAAAAAAGATGGGCTACGTCGACTATTTCCTGATAGTCTGGGATTATATAAATTATGCGAAAGAGCATGGGATCCCGGTTGGTCCGGGGCGAGGCTCGGCAGCGGGAGCGATAGTTTCCTATGCCTTAAAGATAACGGACATCGATCCTGTTAAATATGACCTTCTTTTTGAGCGATTCTTAAACCCTGAGCGAGTATCCATGCCCGATATAGACGTGGATTTCGCCTACGAAGGACGACAGCAGGTAATTGATTACGTAGTGCAGAAATACGGCAGGGATAAATGCGTACAGATCGTTACCTTCGGTACCCTGGCGGCAAAGGGTGTTATAAGAGACGTGGCTAGAGTCATGGATCTGCCCTATTCCTTCGGCGATAACCTTGCGAAAATGATCCCGAATGAGTTAAATATCACACTGGATAAGGCTCTGAAGGAAAATAATGATTTAAGGAAATTATACGAAAACGATGATACTGTTCACACGGTGATAGATATGTGCAGAAGACTCGAGGGACTTCCGAGACATACCTCCATGCACGCAGCCGGAATCCTTATCACGCCTGAATCTGCAGACAGCTATGTACCGCTTTCAAGAGGATCTGCAGGCGAAGTAACGACCCAGTTTACCATGACGACTTTAGAGGAGCTGGGACTTCTGAAGATGGATTTCTTAGGTTTAAGAACCCTGACGGTAATCCAGGATGCTGTAGATTTCGCGAATGAAAGGCATCCGGGACTGAACCTTGACATCAATAAAATAGATTACGATGACCCGAAGGTTTTAAAATACATTTCGACCGGAGATACGGCCGGAATATTCCAGCTCGAGTCCGGCGGAATGCAGCGCTTTATGAAGGAGCTCAGCCCGGAATCCTTAGAGGATATCATAGCCGGGATCGCGCTTTACAGACCGGGTCCGATGGACTTTATCCCTAAATATATCGAGGGTAAAAAGAACGGCGGAAATGTAAAATATGACTGTCCGGAGCTGGAGCCGATACTTAAGCCGACTCACGGCTGTATCGTATACCAGGAGCAGGTAATGCAGATAGTGCAGCAGCTCGGAGGATATACCTTGGGAAGAGCCGACCTCGTCCGCCGTGCCATGAGTAAGAAAAAGCAGCATGTCATGGAGGAGGAGAGAGCTAATTTCGTACACGGAAATGAAGCGCAGAACGTTCCGGGCTGCGTATCCAAGGGAATTCCGGAGCAGGTGGCTTCCAAAATCTATGACGAGATGATGGACTTCGCAAAATATGCC is from Lachnospiraceae bacterium C1.1 and encodes:
- a CDS encoding galactose ABC transporter substrate-binding protein, which translates into the protein MLQKIIKNSFIFFLAGITLFSTACARKSEEKTSIKVGVSVYDSHDTFISELMSDFNEILAEKADDSGIAMSVDIRDAAWNQSTQNSNVEDMLENGCDIICVNLVDRTAPAAIIDLARQKNVPVIFFNREPVEGDLDRWEHLYYVGTDAEQAGKLQGEIAAEAFREHPEYDKNGDGEIKYVMLEGESGHQDAIVRTEVSIATVLEQGFKVKKLKSAIANWDRAQAFTKMEPIIEEFGDEIELIMANNDDMALGAVDAYESAGFLKDDRPVIVGIDGTKSGLMAIDKGDMFGTVYNDNEGQARAMADLVYAEKVTGDLSEIDFTEGRYIRVPHSKILGD
- a CDS encoding DNA polymerase III subunit alpha — translated: MSFVHLHTHTEYSLLDGSNKISEYVSRVKELGMTAAAITDHGVMYGVIDFYKACKAADINPVLGCEVYVAPGSRHDKSGRADDDRYYHLVLLAENNEGYQNLMKIVSIGFTEGYYYKPRVDKEVLRQYHSGIIALSACLAGEIPRALVRGQREEAEKLAREYEEIFGRGNFFLELQDHGISAQRLVDQELVAMSAKLDIPLVATNDIHYTYREDEKPHDILLCLQTGKKLADEDRMRYEGGQYYVKSEDEMKALFPYAAEALENTQKIADRCHVEIVFHETKLPHFDVPEGYDSWSYLNHLCEEGFKERYPDDDGKLHEQMVYELSVIKKMGYVDYFLIVWDYINYAKEHGIPVGPGRGSAAGAIVSYALKITDIDPVKYDLLFERFLNPERVSMPDIDVDFAYEGRQQVIDYVVQKYGRDKCVQIVTFGTLAAKGVIRDVARVMDLPYSFGDNLAKMIPNELNITLDKALKENNDLRKLYENDDTVHTVIDMCRRLEGLPRHTSMHAAGILITPESADSYVPLSRGSAGEVTTQFTMTTLEELGLLKMDFLGLRTLTVIQDAVDFANERHPGLNLDINKIDYDDPKVLKYISTGDTAGIFQLESGGMQRFMKELSPESLEDIIAGIALYRPGPMDFIPKYIEGKKNGGNVKYDCPELEPILKPTHGCIVYQEQVMQIVQQLGGYTLGRADLVRRAMSKKKQHVMEEERANFVHGNEAQNVPGCVSKGIPEQVASKIYDEMMDFAKYAFNKSHAACYAYVTMQTAFMKYYYPVEFMASIMTSFIDNPGKVAGYIMVCRDMGISILPPDINEGEAGFTPSGDKAIRYGLNAIKSVGRPVIDTIVKERELNGKYKNIDDFIERVSGTEVNRRAVEAFIKSGAFDSLGGTRKQYMTVYNVIMDDVADERKNNIAGQMSIFDMLGNGNEKSKRFSLPNVGEYPEDERLSYEKEVLGVYVSSHPLLEYEKLIKKNSSASSVDFELDEEKGVPTVPEGSKQTVGGIISDVVIRHTKKGDTMAILKLEDLLGTIEVIVWPNKYLAYAPCLVADKKVFISGRAKCDDERDAQLVADTITPFEDIPRKLFIQFHTMDEYKSGNEKLMAAIKDHGGRDSIVVYIRDEKKQKVLPRSQNVKADKELITRLGEIFGEENVKLS